Proteins from one Deinococcus actinosclerus genomic window:
- a CDS encoding phosphotransferase family protein, with protein MGLGALLRDALRAPSGEVAVDARVWPRTLRAQFPGARLRESWVGEGAAFARYASAGGPLFLKYLPAGWRDARAAVRLEREATYLRDLAPGCPVPYAPLLHAARSPERPLAHLLMRDLTDATTGWGFFTDDAARQEGLRDVVRLLAALHAYWAGPGRAALSGEWVWRPEHVANRHHVRGLLDDSRVLALPAAQRDALLDAAQALPALLRGAPVWTLVHGDIHAGQVLWSRADGTPVLIDYGQVHPSVPGEDLAHLLALRLDAGERARLGDDLRAVYADALAQAGLPLSPAALRAQERAGLALNLLSTARQTLRRKSAGAGGVAEALERAAQAWSNDTAT; from the coding sequence ATGGGGCTGGGCGCGCTGCTGCGAGACGCCCTGCGCGCCCCGTCCGGCGAGGTGGCGGTGGACGCCCGCGTGTGGCCTCGCACGCTGCGGGCGCAGTTTCCCGGCGCGCGGCTGCGGGAATCGTGGGTGGGTGAGGGCGCGGCCTTTGCCCGTTACGCGTCGGCGGGTGGGCCGCTGTTCCTGAAGTACCTCCCGGCCGGGTGGCGGGACGCGCGGGCCGCCGTGCGCCTGGAGCGGGAGGCAACCTACCTGCGCGACCTCGCACCGGGCTGCCCGGTGCCGTACGCGCCGCTGCTGCACGCGGCCCGCAGCCCCGAGCGGCCGCTGGCGCATCTGCTCATGCGGGACCTGACGGACGCGACGACCGGCTGGGGGTTCTTCACGGACGACGCGGCGCGTCAGGAGGGCCTGCGGGACGTGGTGCGGCTGCTGGCGGCCCTGCACGCCTACTGGGCCGGGCCGGGCCGCGCGGCGCTGAGCGGGGAATGGGTGTGGCGCCCTGAGCACGTCGCGAACCGCCATCACGTCCGGGGCCTGCTGGACGATTCCCGGGTGCTGGCCCTGCCTGCCGCGCAGCGGGACGCCCTGCTGGACGCCGCGCAGGCCCTTCCGGCGCTGCTGCGCGGCGCCCCGGTCTGGACGCTGGTGCACGGGGATATTCACGCGGGGCAGGTGCTGTGGTCGCGCGCAGATGGGACGCCAGTCCTGATCGATTACGGGCAGGTGCATCCCAGCGTGCCGGGCGAGGATCTGGCACACCTGCTGGCGCTGCGGCTGGATGCCGGTGAACGCGCGCGGCTGGGTGATGACCTGCGGGCGGTCTACGCGGACGCGCTGGCCCAGGCGGGGCTTCCCCTGTCCCCGGCGGCGCTGCGGGCGCAGGAACGGGCGGGGCTGGCCCTGAATCTGCTGTCCACCGCCCGGCAGACCCTGCGGCGCAAGTCTGCGGGGGCGGGTGGCGTGGCGGAGGCGCTGGAGCGCGCCGCTCAGGCGTGGTCGAACGACACCGCGACCTGA